The sequence GCTTGCTCTTTCGGATTAATACGCGTAGCACTAATACCCCACGCAAAACCAGTCGCATTCGCAGCATTTAATGCTCCATTATTCGCCAAATCAACAACGGTAATGGTGTACTTTGGTGCATTTACTGGTACTCGGAATGAGTTACCACCACAAGTTGCATTTTGACTAATATTCACAGATGGACAAAAGTTACGAAAGCTAAAATTACGCATTTTATGACGTTCAAGTTCTGTCGCTAACTTTTGAATCTCTTGTTGAGCAACCGCCAAATCTTTTTTACGGATATATTGTTCATAGCTTGGTAAGGCAATGGCGGCAATAATTGCCACCACCACCACCACCACCATGACTTCTATTAAGGTAAAACCTTGTATTTTTTTCATCATGTATTTCCTTAACGGCTTTCATACCAACGTAATTGCTTGATACTAGCAGGTTGTTGCCACTTTGTGTTAAATGGATTTTCTGGACCACCAGCACCACCAGCACCACCACCACCAGTATTAACAATAGAAGTGTTTGGACCTCCACCCAGTGCTGTGTTAATATTACCAGAACCAACTTTAGCTCTCATCTCACTTGCACGAGTTTCAAAACCGTGCTTATCTTGTTCACAGCGACCCGTTGGTAAGCAGTATTGATATAAATAAGTTGTACCACGTACACCACCACCACACGCCGAGCTATTACCATTTTCATCTTTATTATACACATTGACGAATAATAAATCTGTTAAAGCATAAGCATCATTCAATACTTTATAACGACCATAGCTTTCTGACTGGGTATTGTCAGGGAAGGTATATTTCCAACCACGATTAAACAAGGTTTTACCATTTTCAGTAACTACCTGTGGGACACCATCAGTGAAGTTAGACACTTTTATGCGACCATTATCCGCCAACGGCTCTGCTGT comes from Moraxella sp. ZY210820 and encodes:
- a CDS encoding prepilin-type N-terminal cleavage/methylation domain-containing protein, which produces MKKIQGFTLIEVMVVVVVVAIIAAIALPSYEQYIRKKDLAVAQQEIQKLATELERHKMRNFSFRNFCPSVNISQNATCGGNSFRVPVNAPKYTITVVDLANNGALNAANATGFAWGISATRINPKEQAKNYDLLMRSDGVRCMTRTTNAVSTHANCGTASENW